The genomic region ATCCCTTTGCCGTCTTCCTGTTCACCGGCCTGCTTCCCTGGAACTTCTTCGCCAACTCGGTTACCGGTGGCGCGATGTCGATCATCGGCAACGCCAATCTGGTGAAGAAGATATATTTCCCATTGCAGATCCTGCCGACGGCAACGGTCTTCTCCCAGTTCGTCAGCCTGCTCCTGGGGATGATCGTACTGGCCATAGTCGTCATCGCCTTCGGCATCGGCTTTGGCTGGCAACTGCTGTTGCTGCCGATCCCGTTCGTAGTTGAGATGTTCTTCATCCTGGGGCTGGTCTATTTCGTCGCCTGCGCCAACGTCTTCTACCGGGACATCGAGCACATCCTCGGCATCATCATCATGGCCTGGATGTATCTGACCCCGGTGCTTTATCCGATCACCATCCTCGACGGGAAGCCGGCCTGGGCCCAGCTCGCCGCGCATCTCAATCCCATGACCGGCATCATCAACGCCTATCAGGTGATAATCCTCGACCATGCCATGCCGGACTGGAAGTGGCTTGGTTACTCGGCAGCCTGTGCCGTGGTCATGTTCCTGGTGGGCTTCACAGTTTTCAACCGCTACAAGTTCCGGTTCGAGGAGGAGGTCTAGGACATGACTGACTTCGCGATATCGGTGAGGGACGTAGTCAAGCAGTATCAGGTACGGCACTCCAAGGGCAGGACCCTGAAGGAAGCCTTCTTGCGGCAGAACATCTACCACGAGACAATCAAGGCTCTCGACCACGTCTCTTTCGACGTCAAGCCGGGCATCACGATGGGCATCATCGGCAGCAACGGTTCGGGCAAGAGCACGATGCTGAAGCTGATCGCCCGCACTTCCCGGCCGACCAGCGGTGAGGTCATCGTAAACGGCCGCGTCTCGGCGCTGCTGGAGCTGGGCGCCGGTTTTCATCCCGATTTCAGCGGCAGGGAGAACGTCTTCCTCGATGGCGCCATCATGGGCCTGCCACGGCGCGTAGTCGAGGAACGCTTCGACGAGATCGTGGCTTTCGCCGAGATGGAGGAGTTCATCGATGCTCCGGCAAAGACATACTCATCGGGAATGTACATGCGGCTGGCTTTCTCGGTCGCGGTCAGCGTCGACCCGGATATCATCCTCATCGACGAGGTCTTCGCCGTGGGTGATGAGTCCTTCCAGCGGAAATGCCTGGAGCGGATCGACAGCTTCAAGAGCGAGGGCAAGACTATTCTCTTCGTATCGCATAGCCTGGCCGCCGTGCGCGGCCTCTGCGACGAAGCGATCTGGATCAACAAGGGCAAGCTGAGCGCCCAGGGTTCGACCGACAAGGTGACGGATTACTATCTCTGGGCGGTCAACAAGGGCGACGAGGACCGGCTCTCAGCCGAAGAGGCTTTTGAGAGCGACCTCAACCGCTGGGGCACGCGCCGGGGCGAGATCACGGCCGTTGAGTTCTTCGGCGGCGACGGCGAGCCGAAACATCTTTTCAACACCTCGGAGAAGCTCCGGGTGAAAGTCTCATACCGGGCCACGGAAGAACTGCGCGAGCCGGTGTTCGGCATCGGCTTCTACCGCAGCGACGGCGTCTACTGCTTCGCCTGCAATTCCTCGGAGACCGGCAGGACACCGGCGAAGCTCAAGGCCGGCGCGGAAGGCGAGATGTGGTTCGAGATCGAAGACCTTTCTCTGCTTCCCGGGGATTACCAGGTATCAGTTTCTTTCCACGACCTGGAGCAGACAGAGACATATGACTATCACGACCGCAAATACCGCTTCAAGGTGCTCAAGGGCCCGGAGATCGTCATCGGCCTGTTCAACATGCCGCACCGCTGGACCGGCTGGCCGGAGCTGAAGGCGTAGAAGTATGTCAGGCGGCCGTCCGACAATCGGCATCATCAGCCACGAGCGGATCGCCGCCTCGATGGCCGGGCCCGGCATCCGCTGCTGGGAATTTGCCCGGGCGCTCGCCGGTGACGCCGCCGTGAAGCTGTTCAGCCCGGCTGGCTCGGACCTCGAGCCCGAAGGCTTCGAGCTGATCGCCTACGCAAAGGAAGACCATGCGGGCCTCGCGACGGCGGTAGCCGACTGCGACGTGCTGCTGGCCCAGGGATTCACCTTCAACGAGAACCCGGCGCTGGTGGAGATGGGCAAGCACCTGGTGATCGACCTGTATGTGCCCATGACCCTGGAAGCGATGGGGCAGTACGAGCACATGACCCTTCCAGAGCAGTCGGGTATCCAGCAGGGGATCATCGGGGCGCTTGAACGCCAGCTCGAGATCGGCCACTTTTTCATCTGCGCATCGGAGCGTCAGCGCGATTACTGGCTGGGATGGCTTTCCCTGGCGGGAAGGGTGACTCCGGGCGTTTATGCCGATGACCGGACCCTGCGGCGGCTGATCGGAGTGGTTCCTTTCGGCCTGCCTGAAGCGCCTCCTGAGGCGGCGGGCAAGACTTTGAAAGGCGTGCATCCCGCAGTCGGTGAGAGCGACAGGGTGCTGCTCTGGGGCGGCGGCATCTACAACTGGCTGGACCCGTTCACGCCTATCCGGGCCGTGGCTGAACTTGCCGGCAGACGCGATGACATCAGACTTTTCTTCATGGGAACGCGCCATCCCGATCCCAATGTACCCAAGATGCGGGTCTATGACGAGGCGGTGGAACTCGCCCGTGAGCTGGGGGTGCTGGATTCCGCCGTCATCTTCAACGACAGGTGGGTGCCTTATGCCGACCGGGTAGGCTATCTGCTGGAAGCCGACCTTGGAGTCAACGCCAACATCGACCATATCGAGACAAGATTCTCTTTCCGCACCCGGATACTCGACTGCATCTGGGCGTCGCTGCCGCTGGTATCGACTCACGGCGATTCGCTGAGCGAGATGGCCGAGCGGCGTGAGCTGGGCCTGGTGGTGGAGTCGGGCGACGTGACGGCTTATGCGGCTGCGATCGAGCGGCTGCTGGACGACGGTGAGCTTTACGACAGTTGCCGCGCCAATCTTGAGACAGTGGCCGCTGATTTTCGCTGGTCGCGGGCGACGCAGCCGATCAGGGAGT from Actinomycetota bacterium harbors:
- a CDS encoding glycosyltransferase family 4 protein, whose amino-acid sequence is MSGGRPTIGIISHERIAASMAGPGIRCWEFARALAGDAAVKLFSPAGSDLEPEGFELIAYAKEDHAGLATAVADCDVLLAQGFTFNENPALVEMGKHLVIDLYVPMTLEAMGQYEHMTLPEQSGIQQGIIGALERQLEIGHFFICASERQRDYWLGWLSLAGRVTPGVYADDRTLRRLIGVVPFGLPEAPPEAAGKTLKGVHPAVGESDRVLLWGGGIYNWLDPFTPIRAVAELAGRRDDIRLFFMGTRHPDPNVPKMRVYDEAVELARELGVLDSAVIFNDRWVPYADRVGYLLEADLGVNANIDHIETRFSFRTRILDCIWASLPLVSTHGDSLSEMAERRELGLVVESGDVTAYAAAIERLLDDGELYDSCRANLETVAADFRWSRATQPIREFIGRVVAGGQGTGTAGAADSTRAIPKSPAIDRLATGYSAGGAGGVESLDSTASAGRASTAAAGRKLKQAARKVKRKLR
- a CDS encoding ABC transporter permease, which encodes MISDLRQLADYRELLRTLVSKDIRSRYKGSVLGFAWNFVIPLLQLFVFWLLFGIIVKVAPPGDYPFAVFLFTGLLPWNFFANSVTGGAMSIIGNANLVKKIYFPLQILPTATVFSQFVSLLLGMIVLAIVVIAFGIGFGWQLLLLPIPFVVEMFFILGLVYFVACANVFYRDIEHILGIIIMAWMYLTPVLYPITILDGKPAWAQLAAHLNPMTGIINAYQVIILDHAMPDWKWLGYSAACAVVMFLVGFTVFNRYKFRFEEEV
- a CDS encoding ABC transporter ATP-binding protein; this translates as MTDFAISVRDVVKQYQVRHSKGRTLKEAFLRQNIYHETIKALDHVSFDVKPGITMGIIGSNGSGKSTMLKLIARTSRPTSGEVIVNGRVSALLELGAGFHPDFSGRENVFLDGAIMGLPRRVVEERFDEIVAFAEMEEFIDAPAKTYSSGMYMRLAFSVAVSVDPDIILIDEVFAVGDESFQRKCLERIDSFKSEGKTILFVSHSLAAVRGLCDEAIWINKGKLSAQGSTDKVTDYYLWAVNKGDEDRLSAEEAFESDLNRWGTRRGEITAVEFFGGDGEPKHLFNTSEKLRVKVSYRATEELREPVFGIGFYRSDGVYCFACNSSETGRTPAKLKAGAEGEMWFEIEDLSLLPGDYQVSVSFHDLEQTETYDYHDRKYRFKVLKGPEIVIGLFNMPHRWTGWPELKA